The genomic window GGATTTGTTCATATTCGCCCGAATTACTTAGAAAAGGACGATGTTGTGCGTGAAGTGCGCACCGATGTCCCGATTGAAACGTTGTTTACGCGCTTTTATGAACGGCAAACAGGCGGAGGAAAGCCGTCGGAAGAGCTCGTTCAACTATTTTTGCAGCTCGTTGATGAGGAGGATGAACGATGAAACCGATTCGTTTAACGATTGCAGGGTTGCATAGTTTTCGCCAGAAGGAAACGATTGATTTCGAACGGCTATGCGAAGGGGGATTGTTTGGCATTTTCGGTCCGACAGGAAGCGGAAAGTCGTCGATTTTAGATGCGATGACGCTCGCGTTATACGGAAATGTCGAACGCGCGGCAAATCAGACGAACGGAATTATGAACCATGCGGAAAATGAACTATTCGTTTCGTTTACATTTGAATTACAACATGCTGAAGGAGTAAAGCGATATACGGTTGAGCGCTCGTTTAAGCGCGCGGATGCGCTGCGCATTCGTTCTGTCGTCAGCCGCTTCATCGAAGAAGGAAACGAGCGCGTCGTCATCGCAGATAAGACGCGTCTTGTTGATGAACAAGTAAAACAACTGCTCGGTTTAGAAATGAAAGATTTTACAAGAGCTGTCGTTTTGCCGCAAGGAAAGTTTGCTGAATTTTTGTCGTTAAAAGGATCGGAGCGCCGTCAAATGTTGCAGCGGTTGTTTCATCTAGAACGGTATGGCGACGAATTAAATAAAAAACTAAAAAATAAATTGGCCGAAGCGGCTGCGAAGTTAGAGGCGATCAAAGGGGAGCAAGCTGGGCTTGGCGACGCTTCGAAAGAACAAGTCGAAAAACAAAAGCAAGCGTTGACAGAAAGAAAAGAGGCGCTAGAGAGAGCGAAAAACGAGTTGCGTCACATGCATGAACGATATGAAAAAGAAAAACAATTATGGCAATGGCAATGCGAGAAAGAAAAAGTAGAACAACAGCTGAATGAATGGAGAAAGCAAGAAGAACGGATGAAACAGCTTGAGCAGACGTATGAACGAAGCAAAGAAGCTGAACGTCTTGCTCCGTATATTGAACAAGTAGAACGAAGCGAAAAAGAGGTTGCACATTGGCAACAAAAAGCAAGTGAACGATCTTTTCAATTACAGCAAGTGCGCACGATGTATGAACAAGCAAGCAAACAATATGAACAATGTCGTGCGAAAAAGAACGAAGAAGAGCCGAAAGCGTTGCAAAAGCAAGAGCAGCTGAAGCAAGCGCTACAAACGTTGGCGCTTATGCGGTCGCTTGAACAACAACAAGCAAAGCTACGCGCGAGTTTGCAAGAGATAGAGCAAAAAGAACAACAAGCGCGCCTTCAGGTTGACATATGCACGAAAGAATATACAACATGGAGTGCAAAACAAGCGGAATTAAAAAAACAATGGGAAGAGAAAAAAGTCGACGTGCATGTGAAAGAGCGTTTGGAACAAGCAGATGAAAAAAAGAAGCATATTCAATTGCAGTGGCAAGCGCTTGAAGAAATAGAAAAGGAAAAACAAGAAAAACAGAAAACATATGAAGCGATGAAACAAACATATGACCGAGAAATGAAACAAATGCAACAACTTGAAGCGCGTCTAGCTGAAGAGTTTCGCCATGTAGAATGGTTGTATCATCGCGTCTGTGAGCGGGAAAAGCAAGCGATGGTGCTTGTCTATCAATGGAAAGAAGAAAAAAAGCAAGTGGAAGCGGCACGATTACATGATTTAGCGGCTACGTTAGCCGAACGCTTGCGTGATGGGGAAGCTTGTCCGGTTTGTGGTTCGACGCATCATCCGAGTCGGGCAAAAAGAAAACAAGTGGCGCTCGATGAAGAAGCGCTCGAACGGATCGACCGTTCTATTCAAATCGGGGAACAGCTCGTTGCGGCGATACAGCAAATAAAAATGCAAGTCGAACAGCTGTCACAACTCATGTTACGCCACCCTTTGCCACAACGTGTCGATGCAGAAAAAGTGAAACGAGAAGTGGAAGAAGCACCGCTTTCTTCTTTAAAAGAAATCGAAACGGAAGGAAAGGCGCTGCAACAAGATTATATTGCATGCCGCGACCGGATGTATCGCTATATCGAGAAATGGAACGAACAAAAACAAAAAGAGCAACAATATGCATATCAAATGGAAACCGTTCGTCAACAAATCGCTGAATTAGAAGAAAAATGTGCGGAACGGCGCACGCGCATCGAACAAGAAAAAAAGATGTGGCATGAGACGTATCCCGATGTATCGTTTGAACAAGTCGATGACATCGTTCGCCACCTTCGTGAGCGCGAACGGGAAGCTCAACAGTTGCAACAGCGCATTGAAAAAAGCGTGACGGTACTAGATGATAAACGAGCTGAATTAGAGCGATGGAAAGAAACGTATCAAGAGGTCATAAAACAAAAAGCAGAATGGACAACTGAATGGAATATGCAACAGCAACAATATGAACAATATAAACAAACGCTGCCAGAAGGAATGGATGAGGAGTCC from Anoxybacillus gonensis includes these protein-coding regions:
- a CDS encoding AAA family ATPase, encoding MKPIRLTIAGLHSFRQKETIDFERLCEGGLFGIFGPTGSGKSSILDAMTLALYGNVERAANQTNGIMNHAENELFVSFTFELQHAEGVKRYTVERSFKRADALRIRSVVSRFIEEGNERVVIADKTRLVDEQVKQLLGLEMKDFTRAVVLPQGKFAEFLSLKGSERRQMLQRLFHLERYGDELNKKLKNKLAEAAAKLEAIKGEQAGLGDASKEQVEKQKQALTERKEALERAKNELRHMHERYEKEKQLWQWQCEKEKVEQQLNEWRKQEERMKQLEQTYERSKEAERLAPYIEQVERSEKEVAHWQQKASERSFQLQQVRTMYEQASKQYEQCRAKKNEEEPKALQKQEQLKQALQTLALMRSLEQQQAKLRASLQEIEQKEQQARLQVDICTKEYTTWSAKQAELKKQWEEKKVDVHVKERLEQADEKKKHIQLQWQALEEIEKEKQEKQKTYEAMKQTYDREMKQMQQLEARLAEEFRHVEWLYHRVCEREKQAMVLVYQWKEEKKQVEAARLHDLAATLAERLRDGEACPVCGSTHHPSRAKRKQVALDEEALERIDRSIQIGEQLVAAIQQIKMQVEQLSQLMLRHPLPQRVDAEKVKREVEEAPLSSLKEIETEGKALQQDYIACRDRMYRYIEKWNEQKQKEQQYAYQMETVRQQIAELEEKCAERRTRIEQEKKMWHETYPDVSFEQVDDIVRHLREREREAQQLQQRIEKSVTVLDDKRAELERWKETYQEVIKQKAEWTTEWNMQQQQYEQYKQTLPEGMDEESVKQQLIRIEETLQRVKREEEEAYARWMSLQQQLHTLQADKQAADVALQEGMKRKQEAERMLAEQFKTTVFKTVEDVLDCCLDERTKQQIAHDIQQYKDELMKLQNEWKRLNEAMCGVVMTKQQWEETMHTYEQMKQQVDEHMRQLGSLEAIVADLEAKHARFEQLQQERMQLEKLVGQYEELQKVLRGNSFVEFIAEEQLVHVTRYASERLGELTRQRYAIELDSEGGFVIRDDANGGVRRPVTTLSGGETFLTSLSLALALSAQIQLRGEYPLQFFFLDEGFGTLDQELLDVVMTALERLRGEHMAIGVISHVQELHARMPKRIIVKPAEPSGKGTTVHLEVM